The following are from one region of the Sandaracinus amylolyticus genome:
- a CDS encoding di-heme oxidoredictase family protein codes for MTGARGARVAALHLMLVLAGCEVTAPGVGDDAGAGFDAARPDAAQDGALGDGGAPWDAHLVDAASDDASLDAALPPLEEGELLPGGDTTTSVVDGSAFLQQAANLTIARRADFEAGLQFFRLEWEIAPGRPEADGLGPVYNAVSCIECHVRNGRGAPSATPDENRPGVLLRLGTPDGRPDPTYGDQLQPLGVPGVAGEGHARRFESLVSHRLADGTQAMLPLPRYDIASLGYGPLAGGAVLSPRIAQQLVGQGLLEAIDEDDLLALADELDADADGISGRVRWIDALRIGRFGWKAGQPTVEEQTSAAFAGDLGITSSVHPTEACTESQAACLGAASGGSPELTATRLRVASSYVRLLGVPARRDAEAPSVRRGRVLFAAVGCDGCHRPSFVTGDSVEPELAGQRIWPYTDLLLHDMGERLADGRAEGDASGREWRTAPLWGIGLLGVVGGEVRLLHDGRARGVAEAVLWHDGEATAARLGFESLTELERADLVSFVESL; via the coding sequence ATGACCGGAGCACGTGGAGCGAGGGTCGCGGCCCTTCATCTGATGCTCGTGCTCGCGGGCTGCGAGGTGACGGCGCCGGGCGTCGGCGACGATGCCGGCGCGGGCTTCGACGCTGCGCGTCCCGATGCAGCACAGGACGGTGCGCTCGGCGATGGAGGCGCACCGTGGGATGCGCACCTGGTCGACGCTGCGTCCGACGACGCCTCGCTGGACGCGGCACTTCCTCCGCTCGAGGAAGGCGAGCTCCTGCCGGGCGGAGACACGACGACGAGCGTCGTCGACGGGAGCGCGTTCCTGCAGCAGGCCGCGAACCTGACCATCGCGCGACGCGCCGATTTCGAGGCGGGCCTCCAGTTCTTCCGTCTCGAGTGGGAGATCGCCCCGGGCCGCCCCGAAGCGGATGGGCTCGGCCCCGTCTACAACGCGGTCTCGTGCATCGAGTGCCACGTCCGGAACGGACGTGGCGCGCCGTCGGCCACGCCCGACGAGAACCGCCCGGGCGTGCTCCTGCGCCTCGGGACACCCGACGGTCGCCCCGACCCCACGTACGGCGACCAGCTGCAGCCGCTGGGCGTCCCCGGCGTCGCGGGCGAAGGTCACGCGCGTCGCTTCGAGTCGCTCGTCTCGCACCGTCTCGCCGACGGAACGCAGGCGATGTTGCCGCTGCCGCGTTACGACATCGCGTCGCTCGGCTACGGCCCGCTCGCAGGAGGCGCGGTGCTGTCGCCGCGCATCGCGCAGCAGCTCGTGGGGCAGGGGCTCCTCGAAGCGATCGACGAGGACGACCTCCTCGCGCTCGCCGACGAGCTCGACGCCGACGCGGACGGCATCTCCGGGCGTGTCCGCTGGATCGACGCCCTGCGAATCGGTCGTTTCGGTTGGAAGGCGGGGCAGCCCACCGTCGAGGAGCAGACCTCCGCCGCCTTCGCGGGTGACCTCGGCATCACGAGCTCGGTGCACCCGACCGAGGCGTGCACGGAGTCGCAAGCGGCGTGTCTGGGGGCCGCGAGCGGTGGCTCGCCCGAGCTCACCGCGACGCGCCTGCGGGTCGCGTCGTCGTACGTGCGACTGCTCGGCGTGCCCGCCCGGCGCGACGCCGAGGCGCCCTCCGTGCGGCGCGGCCGCGTTCTCTTCGCCGCGGTCGGCTGCGACGGATGCCACCGTCCGAGCTTCGTCACCGGAGACTCGGTCGAGCCCGAGCTCGCGGGGCAGCGCATCTGGCCGTACACGGATCTGCTCCTCCACGACATGGGGGAGCGCCTGGCGGACGGACGCGCCGAGGGCGATGCGAGCGGTCGTGAGTGGCGGACCGCGCCGCTCTGGGGAATCGGCCTGCTCGGCGTGGTCGGCGGTGAGGTCCGCCTTCTCCACGACGGCCGAGCGCGTGGTGTCGCGGAGGCGGTGCTCTGGCACGACGGTGAAGCGACGGCGGCGCGTCTCGGGTTCGAGTCGCTGACCGAGCTCGAGCGCGCGGATCTCGTGTCGTTCGTCGAGTCGCTCTAG